In Osmerus eperlanus chromosome 4, fOsmEpe2.1, whole genome shotgun sequence, the sequence TCAACACTTGTTGTTGCAACAGCTGCAgtcgtctcctcctccacagcctcctcctccacggcctcctcctccacggcctcctcctccacagcctcctcctccacggcctcctcctccacggcctcctcctccacagcctcctcctccacagcctcctcctccacagcctcctcCCGGACGTCTTCCACCACAAACGTGGTCCTcagaccccacccctccccgaaAGCCTCCGAGGCCCCCAGATCCGCCCCTCGCCCCCAGAAGCCCGCACACGCCCGCGTGGAGCTCCCGCTTCGCAAATGCACCTGGCTGGGTCGCGCCGGGAGCCCAAAGAGACTCCACGGAGCCCCGGAGCTCCGGAGCATGAAGAGCAtgatcacctctctctccacgtcGGCGCTGAGCGACGCCTCCGGCCGGTCTCTCCGCCGCGTGGGGGTCATCAAGGCCCGTCCGGGGTCCGACCTGGGACAGGCCTTGTCCTGCGCCATCAAACCCACCCGGCTCCGCCTGGCCCCGCCCGGGCCGGGACAGCCTGTGTGGACTGTGGACAGTGTGGAAAaaaagaaggaggaagaggagccctTGAGGACAAACAGAGCCTCAGCCAAGTCATGACGCAGTGAAGCGCGAGGCTGTTCTGTGTCATACAGACTGTGCTCTGCCAAGATGGGTCAAGTAGAACCGTGTGGACAGCTGATGTATTTTCAGTTTTTTGGCAAAATATCAGTGTGTCTATGTCATTGCAAAGAGAAGTACTGTGCTTGATCATGTCTCATATAGgaataaaatgtgtttattcCTGTCTTGTTCTAACCCTTTTTGTACAGTACATCTCATGCCAGCCATGGGTGGAAAAACTGTGTGtttcaggctgtcattgttTGTCTTGACGATGCtatatatacacaaacagtTCTGTGCATTTACCTTCTGACACAATGGTACGATCGAAATTTACAGGAAGAACAAAAGGACCTATTGTGGTTTGTTGTTTTGACTGCAACTCTGTATCTCCTAGTTGTGTAACACCTAATTATCTAGTCTGTGTGCCTATACTTAGACTCAGCAAACGCACACAaggatgtttttgtttttttatagggTCAGCTTGATGTCATGTTGCACAATAggtgtgtaattgtttgcctcATCTACATCATTCTCCAGAAGACAACAGAGCTCATCAGAAGCATTCCAGTTGGTTTCTGACCATGCTGAACGTGAGCCCAAGAAGGGAACGGGTGTTCCTTTCGACTAAGACGCTGAGCACATGGTTCCGTTTCAGCAGACAGGGTTAACGGAGGAGGCACTCTACACATAGCACTCAGTACCAGACCTGACTCTCACCAGCCACTGAGGAAGTCCTCGTCAGACTGCAGACTTAACAGGAAGGAAGGACAAAATGCACTTTGCGTTACCACAGGCTTCCCTCTGCATCGCGTGTGACTTCTACATTCTACCTTCGGCTCCACTGCAGACAGTCCGGCTTGTGTAGTTTTAATTGAATATCTGATTTTCTTGGGGTTGAAAAAGAGCTTAGCAGACTTAGTAAGGCCCccgccacccctccacccctccaccccgccTCAACCTTCATATCCTCTTTCCTTggtaacaaccccccccccttcaagtCACTACTTCTCTTTAGTCTTCTGGTGCGGCAGGAGTGGTAAGGATGAGCGCAGGGGCAGATGGGACTCAGTGTGCGGACTGAGGGCTGAGGGAGAAGGCGTGCGGCTCTGTCTGGACTGTGGCTGAGACCCTCTCCAGTCATGGGATGCTGCAGTGTGACCCAGAGGAATTCTGGGATTGACGAGGTGGGCCCTGATGAGATCGAGCTGCTGGAGCTGTCGGGAGATCATTCTGGGTAAGGGGGTTTTCTGTTCATGATTCTGCACACCTTGTAACTTGAATGTTATACACAAATTCCTTGTCCCTTATGATCAGCAGTGATTATCAGGAAGACTTATAGCGTTGACAAACTCTCTGGTTAGTTTTTCCCAAAACAGTCAAAATGTTAACAATATGATTGGAGTTCTGTCAAACATCCAGACATGAAGACATCCAGACTTTGAAATCAGCTCCATGTTTAGCATTTTAACCATGACTGGCTGTACTCTTAACTTTGAACAGTTTGACAGTTCCAACAATGAGAGTTGGATTTGTTTATGTTGTTGTTAATTGTTGAATGATGTCGTATCGTTGTCGTGTACGAGCGAGGACATGCTTACCTGTATGGAATGTGATCAGTTGATTGATGAATCTGGAAGATAGCAGTTTCACAGTTCCTGTCGGTGAAGGATAGGAAACAGAGCAGGCTTTGACAGGATGTGCTAGATTCAACCTCGCCCTGATCTGGTTAAAACTGGTCAAATTTGACTGTCTGATCTTTTTTAAGTATTTGTATGTAAAGTTATAGAGGGTATCATATTTGAGTGTAAAGTTATCGGTCTGTCAATCAGATGTTCCACCACAGGCCCAATACAGACAGAATCAGACAGATTTCCTGTACCTGCGCAACGATTGTAGAGGATAGTAACACAATCTGCATTTGCGatcttgtaaatgtgttttttgttgttgtttgataCAGTTTTATGTCTCTGAAACCATGAAACCATCCCAGTTTGGAAACATGTTGAACTGGCTGCTCGAGGTCCAAAAACAAGCCGTGGCGGGAAAGACAGCTTGACTCGTGAGGTCGTGAACACAATGACGCAGCAATAATGTGATTAGCGGTGGTTGATACTGTCACAATAATTAAAGGACAATAGCCCTGCATCTAAGCGTCTGCCGAGACCGCAGCCTGACGTGGGCCTGGGTCTGGCTGGGCCCctcggtggaggaggggggattatTACAAGAGCAAGACACACAGGGAGCTAACAGACTGCATGTGTCCAAACTGTGAGATGCCCAGGGGATTAGCtacaagcaacacacacacgcgtgtgcatgcacatacacagacacttggacgcacacacatgaacatgtgCATgttcatacatgcacacacacacacgcacacacacacacacaaagacacgtaAACACAAAGATTAAATAGCTTGTCACACTTCTGTGGTCGTGTCTTatgaataaacacacaaacacatctcaaTTTGCGGTCAAATTAAGTATTTATACAAAGCCACCAACATGCACTAAGGCACTAGGATTGAGGAAATAGCTGCAAGTGCAGCATCAGTTATGGCTGCACCTGATGAGCACAGTCAAGAGGCGTCAGATGGCTGTGTCTGCCCATCAGACCCAAAGTAATCTGCTTATGTCTGGTGGGGTGGAAgggtggggtgtggtggggaggggtggggtagggAGTAGGCTAGAGGTGGAAATTGGGAAAGGGAACAGACAGTGTTATTGACAACAACATGGTCAAAATTTGAACTGCAAATGTGCTTTTGCTGTCAGGAAAATTCCTGAATGTGTACAGTAGCTTTGTTAAAGGTACACAGGTCACATGATACTATTCCTACTGTGTTTATTACTATTGTGTAACATTGTTTCAGGATATGGAGTTTAGGAGAGACCAGGCTGCAGCTCTCTGTGAGGAACGACCAAGACAAGCCACTTCCTCCCAGACCATCAGTACGACACCTCGAACCGGAGGTTAGTGGACAGAAGaggtgtgagtgtttgtttgtttaagggtgtgtttatgcatgtttatgtgtgtatgtgtgagtgtgtcattgCTGTAGGAAACAGAGACACAGGCCGTTTGACAGAACAGTTTGTATGAAGAAATGCTGTGAAAAACATTGCAATATTTCCTCTTTGTACAGTCATTAGTCAGAGCTCAGCTAACAGTATTAACAGATTAAATGAATCATGGTCCACACCACATACACTATTTCCACATCACAGGTGATATAATTTTTAGTTCCTGCTTGTGAAACCAGAGATAGGACTAAAGGACTTACTTAAAAACTAAGATGAAAAGTGGGACCTAAAACCATGAAACCGAGACTAAAATGACTGGAAGGGAGGATCGGAAGCAACAAATAAAGTTGTAATCGAGTTTTACCGGTTCTATGGTCCAGTTCTCTGTCGTGAatgtttcccccctctccctaggtGGTGCTGTGGGGCAGCTGCAGAGATGAGCTGCATCACATGATCTACTCCCAGCCAATCAGGGACTGGGAAGGCCAGCCTGCTCACATGTATGGAGAGATAGTCCACTCATCCCTGGTGTCTCTGCTGAACAGCTACACACAGGTACCATCTGCTAAGGTTACCTTTTATAAGGTGACTTCCATTGTTGTATCGTGGCAGCTGTGCCTCTGATGTCCCTGCGCATCAATGTCAGAAACGTTATTTGTGGATTGACCGGACATTTTGTGCTACTGTACATTGCATTACGAAAACATGCAGTTGGCATCCACCATGAAGATACTGTATAGATATGATCATGAGTTGCTGtaacacacaccaaaaacagTGGAAACTAACCCGGGTTACTTCCCTGTTCAGTGCGTATCTGATGTCTGGGTACACTTTACTtatcgtctgtgtgtgtgtgtgtgtgtgtgtgtgtgtgtgtgtgcatgtgtctgggtgtgtgtgttttccacagGAGATGACTGAACATTATCTAGTGCTGTTCTCCTTCCACTTGTTGATCCTGTCTCTGGATCATTCTCGACATGACTTCATCTACGGAGGCATGTTACCTCTGTCTGGACTCTCCTCGCAAGTCCTCTCCCTGGACCACAACACCTCAAACTCCTACGTGTTCCAAATCAGTGGTGAGCCCCACGActcaacacaatcacacacagcagAAGAGAACCAAATTGTTTCAAACTGACATTTCCCCCTCTTGTCATCGTCCCACCAGGTCCAATGCTGGACTCTAAAGTCTTTCTGTGTACCAGCGCTGCAGAGCTGAACAAGTGGATGGAGCACCTGGAGGATAGGAGATACAAGGCTGTGTCACAGCCTCTAAGCCCCTCACACTGTGCCCTGTCCTACCTGGTAAGGTGTTCACCTGAGTGGGGCGTTTAAGGTTGTGATTCAGAGAGAGGTGTACATGACAGTCAAGGATGTCAAATCGATATAAATCTGCGCTTTAGTTACCCTGCGACGAAACCTGGAAGAAGGACGAGCTGAGAATGTATCTGCTCCAGGCTCCGATCTGGGAGTGGGAAGGTTCTCCTATACAACACATGGGCCCACCAGGATACCTGTCTCTTGTCCACATCattaacacagacagacaggtgagacaaCACATGCTTCCAGGAGCCATCGGCTCTCAGTATTTCAGTTATTTACCAAAGTTAACTTAAACCTAAAAAGCAATAAATGGATTGTTTGTTGCAGGGACTTCAAGAAAGACTCATGGTACTCTTTCCTCAAGACCTTCTTCTGCTGTCAGTTGATAACAAGCGTCTCAATATAACTTACgaggtaggctactgttaaaTATATGTAACATGATGTGGAAACACTGGGTTCATGGTTTCACAATAACCCTTTTGAATCTAAGTTTCCCAGGTTTTCCTTGTGTCAAAACAAAGTAGTAAGTTTCACATGCGGTCCAGCAAATAATGGGAATTGTGTGATTGAAGACACTTTCATTCTTACACCACAATGGAGATGTGTGCAAGTTGAGTGTGATAAGTACAGACGTAATCAAATCTACTTTAATAGTTGTTAAACAAGCATATTGTTTAACAAAAACACATCAATCAGAAGATTAATGGAGGTTGTCATCCATTTTGgcagggttcgaattacggggggggctTGACCCCCCTatttaagacttggaccccccaaaAGAGATTAAaaaacaggtcgggggggggggggggggtcgatacacaccctggagaagaagttgacccccccgattgtcattttTATAATTTTCACTC encodes:
- the LOC134018298 gene encoding uncharacterized protein LOC134018298, translated to MGCCSVTQRNSGIDEVGPDEIELLELSGDHSGIWSLGETRLQLSVRNDQDKPLPPRPSVRHLEPEVVLWGSCRDELHHMIYSQPIRDWEGQPAHMYGEIVHSSLVSLLNSYTQEMTEHYLVLFSFHLLILSLDHSRHDFIYGGMLPLSGLSSQVLSLDHNTSNSYVFQISGPMLDSKVFLCTSAAELNKWMEHLEDRRYKAVSQPLSPSHCALSYLLPCDETWKKDELRMYLLQAPIWEWEGSPIQHMGPPGYLSLVHIINTDRQGLQERLMVLFPQDLLLLSVDNKRLNITYEGRLPRKTIKAVERSALPGRLQFELTGDFMDPMQVSCTCAEDYQDWMFQLQQPESNIKGTSNHTAPPLIPQKKRSRKESQEPMIT